DNA from Planctomycetota bacterium:
CTGTCCTGGGCCTTGACGCTCGATCACAAGCGCATCGGCATCATGTACATGGTCGGCGTGCTGGCGACGTTCCTCCTCGGCGGCATCTTTGCGGTCCTGCTCCGCACCGAGCTGATCTGGGCCGGCCAGACCCTGCCACACCTGATCGCCGACACCTGGACCAGTCAGTACAACCAGATGTTCACGCTGCACGGGGCGGTGATGACGTTCCTGTTCATCATCCCCGCGATTCCGGCCATCCTCGGCAACTTCGTCCTGCCCATCATGCTCGGGGCCAAGGACGTCGCTTTCCCCAAGCTCAACCTCGCCAGCTTTCACATCTACGTCCTCGGCTCGCTGTTCTTCGTCTGGATTCTCGTCGGCGGTCTCGTGAACGCGGCGATGGCGTCGTACATGAACGCGGCCGAACTGGCGATCTGGATGGATAACTGGGGCTGGCTCTTCCCCTACGGACTCGACACCGGCTGGGTGTTCTACACGCCCTACTCGACGTCCAAGACCACCGCCGCCGTCGTCCCCGCGACCATCGGCGTCTTCATCCTCGGCTTCTCCTCGATCCTCACCGGCCTGAACTTCATCGCCTCGATCCACATGCTCCGTCCCAAGGGCATGACGTGGTTCCGGCTGCCGCTGTTCGCTTGGGCGCTGTACGCCACGGCGCTCATCCAGATTCTGGCCACCCCGGTCCTGGCGATCACCCTGCTGCTGCTCGCGGCCGAACGGTTGCTGCAGATCGGCATCTTCGACCCGGCACTCGGCGGTGACCCGGTGCTTTACCAGCACTTCTTCTGGTTCTACAGCCACCCGGCGGTTTACATCATGGTGCTGCCGGCGCTGGGCGTGATATCCGAGACCATCGGCGTCATGTGCCGCAAGCACATCTTCGGCTACAACTTCATCGCCCTCTCCAGCGTTGCCATCGCCCTGTTCGGCTTCCTGGTCTGGGGCCACCACATGTTCACCTCCGGCCAGTCCGCACTGGCCAATGCCCTGTTCTCGCTGATCACGTTCTCCGTCTCGATCCCGTCGGCCGTGAAGGTGTTCAACTGGCTCTCCACCATGTACGGCGGGTCGATCCGTTTGAACACCGTCATGTACTGGGTGCTCGGCTCGATCCTCGTGTTCACCATCGGCGGCCTCAC
Protein-coding regions in this window:
- a CDS encoding cbb3-type cytochrome c oxidase subunit I, whose product is MSVINTPPPVANPTDIYGQPVSNEKLDNYLTHGKGFLSWALTLDHKRIGIMYMVGVLATFLLGGIFAVLLRTELIWAGQTLPHLIADTWTSQYNQMFTLHGAVMTFLFIIPAIPAILGNFVLPIMLGAKDVAFPKLNLASFHIYVLGSLFFVWILVGGLVNAAMASYMNAAELAIWMDNWGWLFPYGLDTGWVFYTPYSTSKTTAAVVPATIGVFILGFSSILTGLNFIASIHMLRPKGMTWFRLPLFAWALYATALIQILATPVLAITLLLLAAERLLQIGIFDPALGGDPVLYQHFFWFYSHPAVYIMVLPALGVISETIGVMCRKHIFGYNFIALSSVAIALFGFLVWGHHMFTSGQSALANALFSLITFSVSIPSAVKVFNWLSTMYGGSIRLNTVMYWVLGSILVFTIGGLTGLHLGTLSTDIHLHDTYFVVAHFHYVMMGTVLFSLVAGMYYWWPKIFGVMFHEGFGKLAAIVTIVGFNLAFFIQFILGAQGMPRRYASYEPQYEIYHQISTWGAFLMGLGLFLVLGNWLHSIWYGKKAPANPWGANTLEWQTTSPPPHDNFKQAPTAGDPYDLKRWRWEESTEEWVLKDDAVRSELQAVKPNH